GCGTGGACTGTCTATACCGAAATCTTTTATCAGGCTCTCTTCCATCATCTGCAGCTTTGCCAGGATATTGTCTTTTTTGACATATCTGGAGATCTCTGCTACAGGAACGTGTTCCGTCAGCAACCCGACTCTCATGTTCTCGGCGGTCATGAACATCAGAACGTCTTTGGCCTCAAATGCGTCACGCAGATAAGGCGTATGGCCAGTGTAGTTAAACTGCTGGCTCTGAATATTCTTTTTATGGATAGGTGCTGTGATCAGTCCTTCGATGTGTCCCTCCTTCAGGCATTCAATTGCTACGGCCAGTGAGCGGGCTGCATATTTGCCACCCACTTCATTCAGTATGCCAGGAGTGATCTGTACTTCTTCATCCCAGCAGTTGAATACGTTTACCTGTTTGTGGTTCAGACGGGCAAATTCCTTGATGCTCTGGTAATTGAAGTTGTTTTCATTCATCAGCTTCCTGTAGAAGTTGATGGTTTTATTGGAAGCAAATATTACCGGTGTGCAGAATTCCAGCATTCTCACGTCAGCAAAGGTTTTGATGATAAGCTCTGTCCCGATGCTGTTGATGTCGCCAACTGTAATACCGATGACCGGTTTATTTGTATGCGTGTTGCTACTCATGTTTATTGGAGAATAATGGGCAAATATAAGGATAATAGCCGGGACGCGGTATAGGCAAACCAGTGGTATCGTGCAGCTTTCCTGCTAAGTTTTCCTTAATTTTGCTGGCTAATCATGTATACACTCAAAAAATCTCTGGGGCAGCATTTCCTGAAGGATGAAAATATCTGCAGGAAGATAGTAGAATCATTACCTGTAGTGCCTGGGCAGCAAATAGTGGAAGTGGGGCCCGGAGCGGGTGCCATCACCAAATACCTGTTACAGATACCAGATGTTCACTTCAAGGCTGTGGAGCTGGATACTGAAAAAGTTCAGTATCTCGAGAAAACTTACCCTGAAATACGGGGCAAGATTGTCAATGAAAGCATTC
The DNA window shown above is from Chitinophaga agri and carries:
- the pdxA gene encoding 4-hydroxythreonine-4-phosphate dehydrogenase PdxA — translated: MSSNTHTNKPVIGITVGDINSIGTELIIKTFADVRMLEFCTPVIFASNKTINFYRKLMNENNFNYQSIKEFARLNHKQVNVFNCWDEEVQITPGILNEVGGKYAARSLAVAIECLKEGHIEGLITAPIHKKNIQSQQFNYTGHTPYLRDAFEAKDVLMFMTAENMRVGLLTEHVPVAEISRYVKKDNILAKLQMMEESLIKDFGIDSPRIAVLGLNPHAGDDGLIGQEEIKEIIPAINQAKSNGLLCFGPYSADAFFARNMHEQFDGVLAMYHDQGLIPFKSLAAGDGINYTAGLPIVRTSPDHGTAFDIAGKNLADPNSFRQAIFTCLDILEKRETYAENTRNPLKKIELASE